In the genome of Pelagibacterium nitratireducens, one region contains:
- a CDS encoding VOC family protein produces the protein MQLGAFSISLAVKDITASRAFYEKLGFEVFHGDAEQGWLIMKSPTAVIGLFQGMFENNILTFNPGWDSDAQPIGDFTDIRDIQKKLKGAGLRFEQEVDEAGSGPGSCTLMDPDGNAILLDQHV, from the coding sequence ATGCAGTTGGGAGCATTTTCCATAAGTCTGGCGGTCAAGGACATAACCGCCTCGCGCGCGTTTTACGAAAAGCTCGGGTTTGAGGTCTTTCACGGCGATGCCGAGCAGGGTTGGCTCATCATGAAGTCGCCAACTGCGGTGATCGGGCTGTTTCAGGGCATGTTCGAGAACAATATCCTGACATTCAATCCCGGATGGGACAGCGATGCGCAGCCGATCGGCGACTTTACCGACATACGGGACATCCAAAAGAAGCTGAAGGGCGCCGGTCTGCGCTTCGAGCAGGAGGTGGACGAGGCCGGCAGCGGGCCGGGCAGTTGCACATTGATGGATCCGGACGGCAACGCCATCCTGCTCGATCAGCACGTATAA
- a CDS encoding response regulator transcription factor, whose product MIDDEKVSIAFVDDHPILLEGMKALFQNKGQFNVVASGSSANDARNIVEMHHPQILFMDLSMPGDVFSAMTEIVRKSDFTKIVVFTAFSSVDSAMRALEAGATGFVLKGATFGELFEAVSSVLRGEMYITKLYASQVLSGLRNRTRQESVDRGVDLSVRERQIVAYLLQARTNREIARSLSISEKTVKRYMTNLMQKLHARNRVEVAMQAQKLAQFKPGQQAYALS is encoded by the coding sequence ATGATAGATGACGAAAAGGTCAGCATCGCTTTCGTTGACGATCATCCGATCTTGCTTGAAGGCATGAAGGCGCTTTTTCAGAACAAGGGGCAATTCAACGTCGTTGCGTCGGGTTCGTCAGCAAACGATGCCCGAAATATTGTAGAGATGCATCACCCTCAAATCCTTTTCATGGATCTGAGCATGCCCGGCGACGTCTTTTCGGCCATGACGGAAATCGTCCGAAAATCGGACTTCACAAAGATCGTTGTCTTCACAGCGTTTTCAAGCGTCGACTCGGCCATGCGGGCGCTCGAGGCCGGCGCGACCGGCTTTGTCCTGAAGGGCGCTACATTCGGCGAATTGTTCGAGGCCGTGAGTTCGGTGCTGCGGGGCGAGATGTATATCACCAAGCTTTATGCCAGCCAGGTTCTCAGCGGCCTGCGCAACCGGACGCGGCAGGAAAGCGTGGATCGCGGGGTCGATCTGAGCGTGCGCGAGCGCCAGATCGTGGCCTATCTGCTCCAGGCGCGCACCAATCGGGAGATCGCCCGCAGTCTTTCCATCAGCGAAAAGACGGTCAAACGATACATGACCAATCTCATGCAGAAGCTCCACGCGCGCAACCGGGTCGAGGTGGCCATGCAGGCGCAAAAGCTCGCCCAGTTCAAGCCGGGACAGCAGGCGTATGCGCTGAGCTAG
- a CDS encoding sensor histidine kinase has translation MGPWSHLNALPRWFARLSLSARFLIVGSGALCVSMAILGSWITTGISASTLNSAARSSSVFVETFLEPAVQDMAPDGTMAPGQMAQLDTLLADTPLRERLISVKVWRTDGTIIYSTDKDLIGRRFDTADVDRAASGEVVASFDALDNHEGAGERETGLPLIEIYAPLHSAQSGEIVAIGEYYEHAAWLAEDLERTRLFTWAVVGATTAAMIGILYLLVMRSSAIIASQRQQLDQRIAEADLMAAQNEGLRAIADKARLDASEANEQLLGRIGADLHDGPIQMLSLLTLRLSAEEEGDESTLEADRENALIAQNVLTDLRTISAGLVLPEIAEIDLRDALQLAVLRHEGLTGTKVVVQFSGLPQTSPLPLRTCAYRVVQEALNNAHKHARNARTEVSATVSDGHLHLTVSDSGPGMRVEENAVGGREQLGLAGIRNRVNALRGEFFIDQLKGGGTSVNVLLPINP, from the coding sequence ATGGGACCTTGGTCTCACCTGAACGCCCTGCCCCGATGGTTTGCCCGATTGAGCCTTTCTGCACGGTTTCTGATCGTTGGGAGCGGGGCGCTATGTGTCAGCATGGCCATACTCGGCAGCTGGATCACCACCGGCATTTCCGCAAGCACCCTCAACAGCGCCGCAAGATCGAGCTCGGTGTTTGTCGAGACCTTCCTTGAACCCGCCGTCCAGGACATGGCGCCGGACGGCACGATGGCGCCCGGGCAGATGGCGCAACTCGACACTCTGCTGGCCGATACCCCGCTCCGCGAACGCCTGATCTCGGTCAAGGTCTGGCGCACCGACGGAACCATCATCTACAGCACCGACAAGGACCTGATCGGTCGCCGGTTCGACACCGCCGACGTCGACCGGGCCGCCAGCGGAGAAGTTGTCGCCTCCTTCGACGCGCTCGACAATCACGAAGGGGCGGGCGAGCGTGAAACCGGGCTGCCGCTGATTGAAATCTATGCCCCCCTGCACAGCGCGCAGAGCGGAGAGATCGTCGCGATCGGCGAATATTATGAACACGCAGCGTGGCTTGCCGAGGATCTGGAGCGAACCCGGCTCTTCACCTGGGCCGTCGTCGGCGCCACCACCGCAGCCATGATCGGGATTTTGTACCTGCTCGTCATGCGCAGCAGCGCGATAATCGCCAGCCAGCGCCAGCAGTTGGACCAGCGCATAGCAGAGGCCGACCTTATGGCCGCGCAGAACGAGGGCCTGCGGGCCATCGCCGACAAGGCCCGTCTCGACGCCAGCGAGGCCAACGAGCAGCTTCTCGGCCGCATAGGTGCCGATCTCCATGACGGCCCGATCCAGATGCTCAGCCTGCTGACCCTGCGCCTCTCCGCCGAAGAGGAGGGGGACGAAAGCACGCTCGAGGCAGACAGGGAGAACGCCCTGATCGCACAAAATGTTCTAACGGACCTGCGCACCATCTCGGCCGGGCTGGTGCTTCCCGAAATCGCAGAGATCGATCTGCGCGATGCCCTGCAACTCGCAGTCCTTCGCCACGAAGGTCTCACCGGGACAAAGGTAGTCGTGCAATTTTCCGGTCTCCCCCAGACCTCGCCTCTGCCGCTCAGGACCTGCGCCTACCGCGTCGTGCAGGAGGCGCTCAACAACGCCCATAAGCACGCCCGCAATGCGCGCACCGAGGTGAGCGCCACCGTTTCAGACGGTCATCTCCATCTCACGGTCTCCGATTCAGGACCAGGAATGCGCGTCGAGGAAAATGCGGTGGGTGGGCGTGAGCAGCTGGGGCTCGCCGGCATCCGAAATCGGGTCAATGCCCTCAGGGGCGAATTCTTCATCGACCAGCTCAAGGGCGGCGGCACCAGCGTCAACGTGCTGCTGCCGATCAATCCCTAG
- a CDS encoding peroxidase family protein, whose product MVTYIKSDLEFILKQIKISEAHALYLESDGVDGAPLFGESLNANPASIPAYNIAWGLRTVDGTYNHLLPGQETWGSADQEFPELLEPQYRTVTAMVDFDGDGPMPAVPFEMTYTPGVDADGPGPNATPGDVIDPSVRIISNLIVDQTLGNPAAILTALEAAGVDDPGLVITGQISTAYAPLRPLFIDVAEAARVEASAAAAAAASPGNLLLQQAADDAALELANAQAALDAAASVPGGLNELLDANGITLDGANLHIPNVAPDEGLSAPFNSWFTLFGQFFDHGLDLVNKGGSGTVMIPLQPDDPLYVEGSDTNFMVLTRATRDAGPDGIMVDDPLTAVDESADNIGPINTTTPFVDQNQTYTSHPSHQVFLREYEAGPNGPVATGRLIEGANGGMATWGEVKAQAANLLGIELTDLDVGSVPLLRTDPYGNFIPGLNGLPQLVVGLGPDGIPNTNDDEVMEGVIGTPVDPTAVGAVRTNHAFLADIAHTAVPDGLEDGDTEIGGNIAEDGVYDDELLDAHFIAGDGRANENVGLTAVHHVFHAEHNRLVEHTKEMVIATGDLDFINEWLTEPVGAVPASPDGLEWNGERVFQAAKFGTEMQYQHLVFEEFARKVQPTINAFLVPDGFDITLDPSIVAEFAHVVYRFGHSMLTESIDQYSAEFVPNHISLIQGFLNPTAFTGPGSTIPDEVAAGAIIRGMTRQVGNEIDEFVTGALRNNLLGLPLDLATINLARGRDTGVPSLNEARRSFYEATNQDVRLKPYESWVDYAGHLKHEASIINFIAAYGTHDLITGEATVEGKRAASMAIIFGTEQGVDDDGDGIVDRMIAPPADALDFLNGLGVYADDLGGLENVDLWIGGLAEEIMPFGGMLGATFNFVFEVQMENLQSGDRFYYLQRLDGLHLFGEMENNSFAGMIMRNTDAAHLPSDVFSTPGFILEVDQTRQFNLDTGVYLPGDDGVLGDDPATVGVDESLDDVVDTSADPAGGGILTPLVVRDDPSTPGVDTNYLRYTGGDHVVLGGTDPGNASNPSGDDIIIGGIGDDTLYGDGGDDVLEGGFGNDIINGGDGDDIITDSGGDDNIKGGAGNDVIHAGPGLDLVLAGAGHDFVFLGTDEGSEVFAGEGNDFVYGNKNAERILGNEGNDWIETGTFDGAPGDNFDEIFAHDGIDGHDVFLGDGGFDEFIGEGGDDIFVGSPGRGKMAGMSGWDWATYKDSAFAVDADLSLPIVFDEAPTIPSNAALDEYQSVEGLSGSVHDDVLTGTNILAEDRLPFDPVTNPLGGAEGYLGSAIDAESLELISGLEDVLGAGVTEFSAGDIILGGDGSDIMTGQMGDDIIDGDKWLDVQIGVFAPGDTDHTGEPLELHNSMTTLAQRMFSGELNPGQLSIVRTIRQADGTNDLDVAVFGDVMENYDITFNPDGSITVEHDDVSDDLESDGTDTLRNVEILRFADQDFSLSVAATGAPVISDTTPTQTQNLTSDTSGIADLNGLGAFSFQWQSSFDGTTWSDIGGATTDSFTPTAGEINMQLRLVVTFTDGLGTLETVISEPTSVVGATFNGNGAANIFSGTAGEDHVTGAGGADTLSGEGGNDSINGGAGEDVISGGLGDDTLNGGGSGDVMDGGDGNDAMIGGGGNDVMEGGDGNDTMNGSGGGDQMSGGAGEDVMTGGVGPDTIDGGAGNDTLSGGVSNDTLIGGEGDDTIDGGDGTDAAVFSGSLADYDIALNGTGGIVVTDNVGADGVDTLVDVERLTFDGQLFTVVNGTNNADDPISSGAGAQVLLGFDGDDTIDGGGGNDAIHGGAGDDTIIWSAGSGSDVVNGGTEGAGGDVFQINGGGATETFNIYTRNAAIANIGYTGNAEIVITRAVGAGAAVIIAQLTQIEELVVNTLTVSSPGGSGGGVDGGDTIAVFGDFTETSLNMNTITIDGTAGNDTIDISSLGSAHRIVFKSNGGQDTIIGALRDQDVIEFPEGAVLEDYVTTQDENGVVTMSNGTHSVSYTPAPGQSPQIGGVADETVDDPVEDVPAEVPATVQIGADGNDVLTGTAAADHLIGFSGDDVIVGLAGADVLLGGDGADFVAAWAGEDMAFGGAGNDTILGGDDADLLYGDDGDDRLFGDAGDDMVNGGAGNDTVVAGAGDDRIVAEAGDGDDSYFGDEINGGSGIDTLDMSSILANVSVNLGTGLGGYGSAMSTQTGSDTLWGIENVVTGAGNDTIAASTAVNVIDGGTGQDTFVFGSAAAAQGDMIVGFEAGDKLDVSAIDADAGTAGNQSFTLVNGGQSAGVGQLLVSHETRADGDYTVVEGNLGNGNEADFKISLKGTHDLVSTDFSL is encoded by the coding sequence ATGGTTACCTACATCAAGAGCGATCTGGAGTTCATTCTCAAGCAGATCAAGATATCCGAAGCGCACGCCCTGTATCTGGAATCGGACGGGGTGGACGGGGCACCGCTGTTCGGCGAGAGCCTGAACGCCAATCCGGCCTCCATCCCGGCGTACAATATCGCGTGGGGCCTGCGCACTGTCGATGGCACCTACAACCATCTGCTTCCGGGTCAGGAAACCTGGGGCTCGGCCGACCAGGAATTTCCCGAGTTGCTGGAGCCGCAGTATCGCACCGTTACGGCCATGGTCGATTTCGATGGCGACGGGCCAATGCCCGCCGTTCCCTTCGAGATGACCTATACGCCGGGGGTCGATGCCGACGGGCCGGGGCCGAATGCCACGCCGGGCGATGTCATCGATCCCTCGGTTCGCATCATCTCCAATCTGATCGTCGACCAGACGCTCGGCAACCCTGCCGCCATTCTGACGGCACTGGAGGCCGCTGGCGTTGACGATCCCGGGCTTGTCATCACCGGCCAGATTTCGACGGCATATGCGCCGTTGCGACCGTTGTTCATCGATGTTGCGGAGGCAGCGCGGGTCGAGGCTTCAGCTGCCGCCGCGGCGGCAGCCAGTCCCGGCAACCTTCTGCTGCAGCAGGCTGCCGACGATGCGGCCCTGGAACTGGCCAATGCACAAGCGGCGCTTGACGCGGCAGCCAGCGTTCCAGGCGGGCTCAACGAATTGCTCGATGCCAATGGCATTACGCTTGATGGTGCAAACCTCCATATCCCCAACGTCGCGCCCGACGAGGGACTGTCGGCGCCGTTCAACTCGTGGTTCACGCTGTTTGGCCAGTTCTTCGATCACGGGCTCGATCTGGTCAACAAGGGCGGCAGTGGCACAGTCATGATTCCGCTTCAGCCCGATGATCCGCTTTATGTCGAGGGCAGCGACACGAACTTCATGGTGCTGACCCGGGCAACGCGTGACGCCGGCCCAGACGGCATCATGGTCGATGATCCTTTGACCGCGGTCGATGAATCCGCGGACAATATCGGTCCCATCAACACCACAACTCCGTTTGTCGACCAGAACCAGACCTATACCTCCCACCCCTCCCATCAGGTGTTCCTGCGCGAGTACGAAGCGGGTCCCAATGGCCCGGTCGCGACCGGCAGGTTGATCGAGGGAGCCAATGGGGGAATGGCGACCTGGGGCGAGGTCAAGGCGCAGGCGGCCAATCTTCTCGGCATCGAGTTGACCGATCTGGACGTGGGCAGCGTGCCGCTGTTGCGGACCGATCCTTATGGCAATTTTATTCCTGGCCTCAACGGTCTGCCGCAACTGGTGGTTGGGCTCGGACCGGACGGCATACCCAATACCAATGATGATGAAGTCATGGAAGGCGTAATAGGCACGCCGGTGGATCCCACCGCGGTCGGTGCCGTTCGTACCAACCACGCCTTTCTTGCCGATATCGCCCATACCGCAGTGCCTGACGGGCTTGAGGATGGGGATACCGAAATTGGCGGCAATATTGCCGAAGACGGGGTTTACGATGACGAACTGCTCGACGCGCACTTCATTGCCGGTGACGGCCGCGCCAATGAGAATGTGGGCCTGACCGCCGTTCACCACGTCTTTCACGCCGAGCACAACCGGCTGGTCGAACACACCAAGGAGATGGTGATCGCAACTGGCGATCTCGACTTCATCAACGAGTGGCTGACCGAGCCGGTCGGCGCGGTTCCGGCCTCGCCGGACGGGCTCGAATGGAACGGTGAGCGCGTGTTCCAGGCGGCCAAATTCGGCACCGAAATGCAGTACCAGCACCTCGTGTTCGAGGAGTTTGCCCGCAAGGTCCAGCCGACGATCAATGCGTTCCTGGTGCCCGACGGGTTCGATATCACCCTCGATCCCTCGATCGTGGCCGAGTTTGCGCATGTGGTCTATCGGTTCGGCCATTCGATGCTGACGGAATCGATCGATCAATACAGCGCCGAATTCGTGCCCAACCATATCAGCCTGATTCAGGGGTTCCTCAATCCGACTGCATTCACCGGACCGGGATCGACGATACCTGATGAGGTTGCGGCGGGCGCGATCATTCGCGGCATGACCCGGCAGGTCGGCAACGAGATCGACGAATTTGTGACCGGCGCACTGCGCAACAACCTTCTGGGTCTTCCGCTCGATCTGGCGACGATCAACCTCGCCCGGGGCCGTGATACCGGCGTCCCCTCACTCAATGAGGCCCGGCGCAGCTTTTACGAAGCGACCAACCAGGACGTGCGTCTCAAGCCGTATGAAAGCTGGGTCGATTATGCGGGGCACCTCAAGCATGAAGCCTCGATCATCAACTTCATTGCGGCATATGGCACCCACGACCTGATAACGGGCGAAGCGACTGTCGAAGGCAAGCGCGCGGCGTCCATGGCGATCATCTTTGGCACCGAACAGGGGGTCGACGATGACGGCGATGGCATTGTCGATCGCATGATCGCACCACCGGCGGACGCATTGGACTTCCTGAACGGCCTTGGCGTGTATGCCGATGATCTCGGCGGCCTCGAAAATGTCGATCTCTGGATTGGCGGTCTGGCTGAGGAGATCATGCCGTTCGGCGGTATGCTCGGCGCCACGTTCAACTTCGTGTTCGAAGTGCAGATGGAAAACCTGCAGAGCGGCGATCGGTTCTATTACCTGCAGCGCCTCGACGGCCTGCATCTGTTCGGCGAGATGGAGAATAACTCCTTTGCCGGCATGATCATGCGCAACACGGACGCCGCCCACCTGCCTTCTGATGTCTTTTCAACTCCGGGCTTTATCCTGGAGGTCGATCAGACCCGGCAGTTCAATCTCGACACCGGCGTGTACCTGCCCGGTGACGACGGCGTGCTGGGCGACGATCCGGCAACTGTCGGCGTCGACGAGAGTCTCGACGATGTTGTCGATACCAGCGCGGATCCGGCGGGTGGCGGTATCCTGACGCCCCTGGTCGTTCGCGACGATCCTTCAACGCCGGGCGTTGATACCAACTATCTGCGCTACACGGGCGGTGATCACGTGGTTCTCGGCGGCACCGATCCTGGCAACGCGTCAAACCCGAGTGGAGACGATATCATCATTGGCGGTATCGGCGACGACACGCTCTATGGGGACGGTGGGGACGACGTGCTTGAAGGCGGGTTTGGCAACGACATCATAAATGGCGGCGACGGCGACGACATCATCACCGACAGCGGTGGTGACGACAACATCAAGGGCGGTGCCGGCAACGACGTTATCCACGCCGGACCGGGACTTGATCTGGTGCTTGCCGGGGCCGGTCACGACTTTGTCTTCCTGGGCACCGACGAGGGCTCGGAGGTGTTTGCCGGTGAAGGCAACGACTTTGTCTACGGCAACAAGAATGCCGAACGTATCCTCGGCAATGAGGGCAACGACTGGATCGAAACCGGTACCTTCGACGGTGCCCCTGGCGACAATTTCGACGAGATTTTCGCCCATGACGGCATCGACGGACACGATGTGTTCCTCGGCGACGGCGGTTTCGATGAATTCATCGGTGAAGGCGGTGACGATATCTTCGTGGGAAGCCCCGGTCGCGGCAAGATGGCCGGCATGTCCGGTTGGGACTGGGCGACATACAAGGACAGCGCCTTTGCTGTCGACGCCGATCTCTCGCTGCCGATCGTATTTGACGAAGCGCCCACGATCCCAAGCAATGCGGCGCTCGATGAATATCAGTCGGTCGAGGGGCTTTCGGGCTCGGTGCATGACGACGTATTGACGGGCACCAATATCCTCGCTGAAGACAGGCTGCCATTCGATCCCGTTACCAACCCATTGGGAGGCGCGGAAGGCTACCTTGGCAGTGCTATCGACGCTGAGTCCCTTGAGCTGATTTCGGGACTTGAGGACGTACTGGGGGCAGGGGTCACAGAGTTCAGCGCTGGTGACATCATTCTCGGTGGCGACGGTAGTGATATTATGACCGGCCAGATGGGCGACGATATCATCGACGGCGACAAATGGCTCGACGTGCAGATCGGCGTGTTTGCGCCCGGTGATACCGATCACACGGGAGAACCGCTGGAGTTGCACAACTCCATGACGACACTCGCCCAACGGATGTTCTCGGGCGAACTCAACCCTGGTCAGCTCTCCATTGTCCGGACCATCAGGCAAGCCGATGGGACAAATGACCTTGACGTGGCCGTCTTTGGCGACGTGATGGAGAACTACGACATCACCTTCAATCCTGACGGATCCATAACGGTTGAGCATGACGACGTCTCCGACGATCTAGAGTCCGACGGCACCGATACGCTCAGAAATGTCGAGATCCTGCGCTTTGCCGATCAGGACTTTTCACTCAGCGTGGCGGCGACGGGTGCTCCGGTGATCAGCGACACGACGCCGACGCAGACCCAGAATCTCACGTCGGACACGTCTGGAATAGCCGATCTCAATGGGTTGGGTGCTTTCTCGTTCCAATGGCAGTCATCGTTCGACGGGACGACATGGAGCGACATTGGAGGTGCCACCACCGACTCCTTTACGCCCACGGCCGGTGAGATCAACATGCAGTTGCGTTTGGTCGTAACCTTCACCGATGGTCTTGGAACGCTTGAGACGGTTATTTCCGAGCCGACAAGCGTGGTTGGGGCGACCTTCAATGGTAATGGCGCCGCCAATATTTTCAGCGGCACGGCCGGTGAGGATCACGTAACCGGTGCCGGTGGTGCGGATACGCTTTCAGGTGAAGGGGGAAATGACAGCATTAATGGTGGCGCGGGAGAGGACGTCATCTCTGGCGGTCTCGGCGACGACACCCTCAATGGCGGGGGTAGTGGGGACGTCATGGATGGTGGCGATGGCAATGATGCCATGATCGGTGGCGGCGGCAACGACGTCATGGAAGGTGGCGACGGCAATGACACCATGAATGGCAGTGGCGGCGGAGACCAGATGTCTGGTGGCGCCGGCGAAGACGTCATGACAGGAGGAGTCGGTCCAGACACCATCGACGGCGGCGCCGGCAACGATACCCTGAGTGGCGGCGTCAGCAATGATACGCTGATCGGCGGCGAAGGTGACGATACGATCGATGGCGGCGATGGTACTGATGCTGCCGTATTTTCAGGATCACTCGCTGACTACGACATCGCCTTGAACGGAACTGGCGGTATCGTTGTAACTGACAACGTCGGGGCTGATGGTGTCGACACGCTGGTCGATGTTGAACGCCTGACTTTTGACGGGCAACTCTTCACTGTCGTCAATGGCACTAACAACGCGGACGATCCAATCTCGAGCGGAGCTGGAGCACAGGTTCTGCTCGGCTTTGACGGCGACGACACCATCGATGGTGGCGGCGGCAATGACGCCATACACGGCGGTGCCGGGGATGACACCATCATCTGGTCGGCCGGCAGCGGCAGCGACGTTGTCAATGGCGGGACAGAAGGGGCCGGAGGCGATGTTTTCCAGATCAACGGGGGCGGCGCGACTGAGACGTTCAACATTTACACCCGGAATGCCGCCATCGCCAATATCGGCTACACCGGAAATGCCGAGATCGTCATTACCAGGGCGGTCGGAGCCGGGGCGGCGGTTATCATCGCCCAGTTGACCCAAATCGAGGAACTGGTGGTCAATACGCTGACGGTCTCTTCGCCAGGTGGCTCCGGCGGCGGTGTGGATGGCGGCGATACGATCGCGGTGTTCGGTGATTTTACCGAAACCAGCCTGAACATGAATACCATCACCATCGATGGCACCGCGGGCAACGACACGATCGACATTTCGTCCCTCGGATCGGCGCACCGGATCGTCTTCAAGTCCAATGGCGGGCAGGACACCATCATCGGGGCTCTGCGTGACCAGGATGTCATCGAATTCCCGGAAGGAGCAGTGCTCGAAGACTACGTGACGACGCAGGACGAAAACGGGGTCGTCACCATGAGCAACGGCACGCATTCGGTCAGCTATACTCCGGCTCCGGGCCAGTCGCCCCAAATCGGCGGTGTTGCGGACGAAACGGTCGATGACCCTGTCGAGGACGTGCCCGCAGAGGTTCCCGCAACTGTCCAAATCGGCGCGGACGGCAACGACGTCCTGACCGGCACGGCAGCTGCCGACCATCTGATCGGCTTCAGCGGCGACGACGTGATCGTCGGACTTGCCGGGGCCGACGTGCTGCTTGGCGGCGATGGTGCCGACTTCGTTGCGGCCTGGGCCGGAGAAGACATGGCCTTTGGCGGAGCCGGTAACGACACGATTCTGGGCGGCGACGATGCGGACCTCTTGTACGGCGACGACGGCGACGACCGTCTCTTTGGCGATGCCGGGGACGATATGGTCAACGGCGGGGCCGGCAATGACACCGTTGTTGCCGGAGCGGGCGATGACCGCATCGTGGCCGAGGCAGGGGACGGCGACGACTCCTATTTCGGCGACGAGATCAATGGCGGCTCCGGAATTGACACGCTCGACATGTCCTCGATCCTGGCGAACGTCTCGGTCAATCTGGGGACCGGTCTTGGTGGCTATGGCAGCGCCATGAGTACGCAGACCGGCTCGGACACGCTTTGGGGCATTGAGAACGTCGTCACTGGAGCTGGCAACGACACCATCGCCGCCAGCACCGCCGTCAACGTCATCGATGGTGGTACCGGTCAAGACACCTTCGTCTTCGGCTCTGCCGCTGCAGCACAGGGCGATATGATCGTCGGTTTCGAAGCGGGCGATAAACTCGATGTCAGTGCGATCGACGCCGATGCCGGAACGGCCGGGAATCAGTCCTTCACACTGGTCAACGGCGGACAGAGCGCTGGTGTCGGTCAACTGCTGGTGAGCCACGAAACCCGTGCCGATGGCGATTACACAGTGGTTGAAGGCAATTTGGGTAACGGAAACGAGGCGGACTTCAAGATCAGCCTCAAGGGAACCCATGACCTCGTGAGCACCGATTTCTCGCTCTAG